A region of Candidatus Hadarchaeales archaeon DNA encodes the following proteins:
- a CDS encoding Mut7-C RNAse domain-containing protein, producing MRFAVDGMLGKLARWLRIAGHDTIYARDLKVEPDKEDETLLQLVARQRRVLLTADKNLYTRALGFGLKTVLITKKDVVDQLLEISKALGRRVKLDFEKSRCPVCNGTLIQVDLSEVSEDLRKKNKDFWKCLSCGKVYWEGKHWRSIIKTAERYEREVGKSLPRRR from the coding sequence GTGAGATTCGCTGTCGACGGCATGCTCGGAAAATTAGCCAGGTGGCTTCGAATAGCCGGGCACGACACGATTTATGCTAGAGATCTGAAGGTTGAGCCTGATAAGGAGGACGAAACCCTTCTCCAGTTGGTCGCAAGACAGAGGAGGGTTCTTCTTACAGCTGATAAAAACCTTTACACAAGAGCACTGGGTTTTGGTTTGAAAACAGTTCTCATAACGAAAAAAGACGTGGTTGATCAACTACTGGAGATATCAAAGGCGCTCGGTAGACGCGTGAAGTTGGATTTTGAAAAGTCTCGCTGCCCAGTTTGCAATGGCACCTTGATTCAGGTAGATCTATCGGAAGTCTCTGAGGATCTGAGGAAGAAGAACAAAGATTTTTGGAAATGCTTATCTTGCGGAAAAGTCTACTGGGAAGGAAAACACTGGAGAAGTATAATAAAGACCGCTGAGAGGTATGAACGTGAGGTCGGAAAATCTCTCCCTAGAAGAAGGTAA